Proteins co-encoded in one Lynx canadensis isolate LIC74 chromosome C1, mLynCan4.pri.v2, whole genome shotgun sequence genomic window:
- the HECTD3 gene encoding E3 ubiquitin-protein ligase HECTD3 isoform X1: MAGPGPGAALESPRQLLGRVRFLAEAAQSLRAGRPLPKALAFVPREVLYKLYKDPAGPSRVLLPVWEAEGLGLRVGAAGPAPGTGSGPLRAARDSIELRRGACVRTTGEELCNGHGLWVKLTKEQLAEHLGDCGLNEGWLLVCRPAEGGARLVPIDTPDHLQRQQQLFGVDYRPVLRWEQVVDLTYSHRLGSRPQPAEAYTEAVQRLLYVPPTWTYECDEDLIHFLYDHLGKEDENLGSVKQYVESIDVSSYTEEFNVSCLTDSNADTYWESDGSQCQHWVRLTMKKGTIVKKLLLTVDTTDDNFMPKRVVIYGGEGDNLKKLSDVSIDETLIGDVCVLEDMTVHLPVIEIRIVECRDDGIDVRLRGIKIKSSRQRELGLNADLFQPTSLVRYPRLEGTDPEVLYRRAVLLQRFIKILDSVLHHLVPAWDHTLGTFSEIKQVKQFLLLSRQRPGLVAQCLRDSESSKPSFMPRLYINRRLAMEHRACPLRDPACKNAVFTQVYEGLKPSDKYEKPLDYRWPMRYDQWWECKFIAEGIIDQGGGFRDSLADMSEELCPSSADTPVPLPFFVRTANQGNGTGEARDMYVPNPSCRDFAKYEWIGQLMGAALRGKEFLVLALPGFVWKQLSGEEVSWSKDFPAVDSVLVKLLEVMEGMDKETFEFKFGKELTFTTVLSDQQVVELIPGGAGIIVGYEDRSRFIQLVQKTRLEESKEQVAAMQAGLLKVVPQAVLDLLTWQELEKKVCGDPEVTVDALRKLTRFEDFEPSDTRVQYFWEALNNFTNEDRSRFLRFVTGRSRLPARIYIYPDKLGYETTDALPESSTCSSTLFLPHYASDGRTSAPGADQVSVSLSAKVCEEKLRYAAYNCVAIDTDMSPWEE, encoded by the exons ATGGCGGGCCCAGGCCCGGGCGCGGCTCTAGAGTCCCCTCGGCAGCTGCTGGGCCGCGTGCGCTTCCTGGCGgaggcagctcagagcctccgCGCCGGACGGCCGCTACCAAAGGCGTTGGCCTTCGTGCCGCGCGAGGTGCTCTACAAGCTTTACAAGGACCCGGCGGGACCCTCGCGCGTGTTGCTGCCGGTGTGGGAGGCGGAGGGCCTGGGGCTGCGCGTGGGAGCCGCGGGCCCCGCCCCTGGTACCGGCTCCGGGCCCCTCCGCGCTGCCCGCGACAGCATTGAGCTCCGGCGCGGCGCCTGCGTGCGTACTACCGGAGAGGAGCTGTGCAACGGCCACGGGCTCTGGGTGAAGCTGACCAAG GAGCAGCTGGCAGAACACCTGGGCGACTGCGGACTGAACGAAGGCTGGCTTCTGGTGTGCCGACCGGCCGAGGGCGGGGCCCGCCTCGTACCCATCGACACACCTGACCATCTTCAGCGGCAGCAGCAGCTCTTTGGCGTGGACTACCGACCTGTGCTCAG ATGGGAACAAGTAGTGGACCTGACATACTCTCATCGCCTTGGATCAAGGCCCCAGCCAGCCGAGGCATACACGGAAGCTGTACAAAGGCTACT CTATGTGCCCCCGACGTGGACCTACGAGTGTGACGAAGACCTGATCCACTTCTTGTACGACCACCTGGGCAAGGAAGATGAGAACCTGGGTAGCGTGAAGCAGTATGTGGAGAGCATAGACGTTTCCTCCTACACG gagGAGTTCAATGTGTCCTGCCTGACGGACAGTAATGCAGACACCTACTGGGAGAGTGATGGTTCCCAGTGCCAGCACTGGGTACGGCTTACCATGAAAAAGGGCACCATTGTCAA GAAGCTGCTGCTCACAGTGGATACCACAGATGACAACTTTATGCCTAAGCGGGTAGTGATCTATGGAGGCGAAGGTGACAACCTGAAGAAGCTGAGTGACGTGAGCATTGATGA GACCCTGATCGGGGATGTATGTGTCCTGGAGGACATGACCGTTCATCTCCCAGTCATCGAGATCCGCATCGTGGAGTGCCGAG ATGATGGGATTGACGTGCGTCTTCGAGGGATCAAGATCAAGTCATCTAGACAGCGGGAACTAGGGTTAAATGCAGACCTGTTCCAGCCAACCAGTCTGGTGCGATACCCACGCCTCGAAGGCACTGACCCTGAAGTACTGTACCGCAGAGCTGTTCTCCTGCAGAG ATTCATAAAGATCCTAGACAGTGTCCTACACCACCTGGTACCTGCCTGGGATCACACGCTTGGCACCTTCAGTGAGATTAAG CAAGTGAAGCAGTTCCTGCTGCTATCACGCCAAAGGCCAGGGCTAGTGGCCCAGTGCTTGCGTGACTCAGAAAGCAGCAAGCCCAGCTTCATGCCACGCCTGTACATCAACCGGCGCCTTGCCATGGAACACCGTGCCTGCCCCTTAAGGGACCCTGCCTGCAAGAACGCAGTCTTCACCCAG gtTTATGAAGGCCTCAAGCCCTCTGACAAGTATGAAAAGCCCTTGGACTACAG GTGGCCCATGCGCTATGACCagtggtgggagtgtaaattcaTTGCAGAAGGCATCATTGACCAAG GGGGTGGTTTCCGAGATAGCCTGGCAGACATGTCAGAAGAGTTGTGCCCTAGCTCAGCAGACACCCCTGTGCCTCTGCCCTTCTTTGTGCGCACAGCCAACCAG GGCAATGGCACTGGTGAGGCCCGGGACATGTATGTGCCTAACCCCTCCTGCCGAGACTTTGCCAAATATGAATGGATTGGACAGCTGATGGGGGCTGCCCTTCGGGGTAAGGAATTCCTG GTCCTGGCTCTGCCTGGTTTTGTATGGAAGCAGCTCTCTGGTGAGGAAGTGAGTTGGAGCAAGGACTTCCCAGCtgtggactctgtgctg GTGAAGCTCTTGGAAGTGATGGAAGGAATGGACAAGGAGACATTTGAGTTCAAATTTGGGAAGGAACTAACATTCACCACTGTACTGAGTGACCAGCAAGTAGTAGAGTTGATCCCCGGGGGTGCAGGCATCATAGTGGGATATGAAGACCGTTCCCGTTTCATCCAACTGGTGCAGAAGACACGGCTAGAAGAGAGCAAGGAGCAG gtgGCAGCCATGCAGGCAGGACTGCTAAAGGTGGTGCCACAGGCTGTGCTGGACTTGCTGACCTGGCAGGAATTGGAGAAGAAAGTGTGCGGGGACCCAGAGGTCACTGTGGACGCTCTACGAAAGCTCA CCCGGTTTGAGGACTTCGAGCCATCTGACACTCGAGTGCAATATTTTTGGGAAGCACTGAACAACTTCACCAACG AGGACCGGAGCCGCTTCCTGCGCTTTGTCACTGGCCGCAGCCGTCTGCCAGCACGGATCTATATCTACCCAGACAAACTGGG CTATGAAACTACAGATGCGCTGCCTGAGTCTTCAACTTGTTCAAGCACCCTCTTCCTACCACATTATGCCAG TGATGGAAGGACCTCTGCACCTGGTGCTGACCAAGTCTCCGTCTCCCTCAGTGCCAAGGTGTGCGAGGAGAAGCTCCGCTATGCGGCGTACAACTGCGTGGCCATTGACACTGACATGAGCCCTTGGGAGGAGTGA
- the HECTD3 gene encoding E3 ubiquitin-protein ligase HECTD3 isoform X2, giving the protein MAGPGPGAALESPRQLLGRVRFLAEAAQSLRAGRPLPKALAFVPREVLYKLYKDPAGPSRVLLPVWEAEGLGLRVGAAGPAPGTGSGPLRAARDSIELRRGACVRTTGEELCNGHGLWVKLTKEQLAEHLGDCGLNEGWLLVCRPAEGGARLVPIDTPDHLQRQQQLFGVDYRPVLRWEQVVDLTYSHRLGSRPQPAEAYTEAVQRLLYVPPTWTYECDEDLIHFLYDHLGKEDENLGSVKQYVESIDVSSYTEEFNVSCLTDSNADTYWESDGSQCQHWVRLTMKKGTIVKKLLLTVDTTDDNFMPKRVVIYGGEGDNLKKLSDVSIDETLIGDVCVLEDMTVHLPVIEIRIVECRDDGIDVRLRGIKIKSSRQRELGLNADLFQPTSLVRYPRLEGTDPEVLYRRAVLLQRFIKILDSVLHHLVPAWDHTLGTFSEIKQVKQFLLLSRQRPGLVAQCLRDSESSKPSFMPRLYINRRLAMEHRACPLRDPACKNAVFTQVYEGLKPSDKYEKPLDYRWPMRYDQWWECKFIAEGIIDQGGGFRDSLADMSEELCPSSADTPVPLPFFVRTANQGNGTGEARDMYVPNPSCRDFAKYEWIGQLMGAALRGKEFLVLALPGFVWKQLSGEEVSWSKDFPAVDSVLVKLLEVMEGMDKETFEFKFGKELTFTTVLSDQQVVELIPGGAGIIVGYEDRSRFIQLVQKTRLEESKEQVAAMQAGLLKVVPQAVLDLLTWQELEKKVCGDPEVTVDALRKLTRFEDFEPSDTRVQYFWEALNNFTNEDRSRFLRFVTGRSRLPARIYIYPDKLGYETTDALPESSTCSSTLFLPHYASAKVCEEKLRYAAYNCVAIDTDMSPWEE; this is encoded by the exons ATGGCGGGCCCAGGCCCGGGCGCGGCTCTAGAGTCCCCTCGGCAGCTGCTGGGCCGCGTGCGCTTCCTGGCGgaggcagctcagagcctccgCGCCGGACGGCCGCTACCAAAGGCGTTGGCCTTCGTGCCGCGCGAGGTGCTCTACAAGCTTTACAAGGACCCGGCGGGACCCTCGCGCGTGTTGCTGCCGGTGTGGGAGGCGGAGGGCCTGGGGCTGCGCGTGGGAGCCGCGGGCCCCGCCCCTGGTACCGGCTCCGGGCCCCTCCGCGCTGCCCGCGACAGCATTGAGCTCCGGCGCGGCGCCTGCGTGCGTACTACCGGAGAGGAGCTGTGCAACGGCCACGGGCTCTGGGTGAAGCTGACCAAG GAGCAGCTGGCAGAACACCTGGGCGACTGCGGACTGAACGAAGGCTGGCTTCTGGTGTGCCGACCGGCCGAGGGCGGGGCCCGCCTCGTACCCATCGACACACCTGACCATCTTCAGCGGCAGCAGCAGCTCTTTGGCGTGGACTACCGACCTGTGCTCAG ATGGGAACAAGTAGTGGACCTGACATACTCTCATCGCCTTGGATCAAGGCCCCAGCCAGCCGAGGCATACACGGAAGCTGTACAAAGGCTACT CTATGTGCCCCCGACGTGGACCTACGAGTGTGACGAAGACCTGATCCACTTCTTGTACGACCACCTGGGCAAGGAAGATGAGAACCTGGGTAGCGTGAAGCAGTATGTGGAGAGCATAGACGTTTCCTCCTACACG gagGAGTTCAATGTGTCCTGCCTGACGGACAGTAATGCAGACACCTACTGGGAGAGTGATGGTTCCCAGTGCCAGCACTGGGTACGGCTTACCATGAAAAAGGGCACCATTGTCAA GAAGCTGCTGCTCACAGTGGATACCACAGATGACAACTTTATGCCTAAGCGGGTAGTGATCTATGGAGGCGAAGGTGACAACCTGAAGAAGCTGAGTGACGTGAGCATTGATGA GACCCTGATCGGGGATGTATGTGTCCTGGAGGACATGACCGTTCATCTCCCAGTCATCGAGATCCGCATCGTGGAGTGCCGAG ATGATGGGATTGACGTGCGTCTTCGAGGGATCAAGATCAAGTCATCTAGACAGCGGGAACTAGGGTTAAATGCAGACCTGTTCCAGCCAACCAGTCTGGTGCGATACCCACGCCTCGAAGGCACTGACCCTGAAGTACTGTACCGCAGAGCTGTTCTCCTGCAGAG ATTCATAAAGATCCTAGACAGTGTCCTACACCACCTGGTACCTGCCTGGGATCACACGCTTGGCACCTTCAGTGAGATTAAG CAAGTGAAGCAGTTCCTGCTGCTATCACGCCAAAGGCCAGGGCTAGTGGCCCAGTGCTTGCGTGACTCAGAAAGCAGCAAGCCCAGCTTCATGCCACGCCTGTACATCAACCGGCGCCTTGCCATGGAACACCGTGCCTGCCCCTTAAGGGACCCTGCCTGCAAGAACGCAGTCTTCACCCAG gtTTATGAAGGCCTCAAGCCCTCTGACAAGTATGAAAAGCCCTTGGACTACAG GTGGCCCATGCGCTATGACCagtggtgggagtgtaaattcaTTGCAGAAGGCATCATTGACCAAG GGGGTGGTTTCCGAGATAGCCTGGCAGACATGTCAGAAGAGTTGTGCCCTAGCTCAGCAGACACCCCTGTGCCTCTGCCCTTCTTTGTGCGCACAGCCAACCAG GGCAATGGCACTGGTGAGGCCCGGGACATGTATGTGCCTAACCCCTCCTGCCGAGACTTTGCCAAATATGAATGGATTGGACAGCTGATGGGGGCTGCCCTTCGGGGTAAGGAATTCCTG GTCCTGGCTCTGCCTGGTTTTGTATGGAAGCAGCTCTCTGGTGAGGAAGTGAGTTGGAGCAAGGACTTCCCAGCtgtggactctgtgctg GTGAAGCTCTTGGAAGTGATGGAAGGAATGGACAAGGAGACATTTGAGTTCAAATTTGGGAAGGAACTAACATTCACCACTGTACTGAGTGACCAGCAAGTAGTAGAGTTGATCCCCGGGGGTGCAGGCATCATAGTGGGATATGAAGACCGTTCCCGTTTCATCCAACTGGTGCAGAAGACACGGCTAGAAGAGAGCAAGGAGCAG gtgGCAGCCATGCAGGCAGGACTGCTAAAGGTGGTGCCACAGGCTGTGCTGGACTTGCTGACCTGGCAGGAATTGGAGAAGAAAGTGTGCGGGGACCCAGAGGTCACTGTGGACGCTCTACGAAAGCTCA CCCGGTTTGAGGACTTCGAGCCATCTGACACTCGAGTGCAATATTTTTGGGAAGCACTGAACAACTTCACCAACG AGGACCGGAGCCGCTTCCTGCGCTTTGTCACTGGCCGCAGCCGTCTGCCAGCACGGATCTATATCTACCCAGACAAACTGGG CTATGAAACTACAGATGCGCTGCCTGAGTCTTCAACTTGTTCAAGCACCCTCTTCCTACCACATTATGCCAG TGCCAAGGTGTGCGAGGAGAAGCTCCGCTATGCGGCGTACAACTGCGTGGCCATTGACACTGACATGAGCCCTTGGGAGGAGTGA
- the UROD gene encoding uroporphyrinogen decarboxylase isoform X2 has protein sequence MPRSQGFPELKNDTFLRAAWGEDTDYTPVWCMRQAGRYLPEFRETRAAQDFFSTCRSPEACCELTLQPLRRFPLDAAIIFSDILVVPQALGMEVTMVPGKGPSFPEPLREERDLERLRDPATVASELGYVFQAITLTRQRLAGRVPLIGFAGAPWTLMTYMVEGGSSSTMAQAKRWLYQRPQASHQLLRILTDALVPYLVGQVAAGAQALQLFESHAGHLGPQLFNKFALPYIRDVAKRVKARLQESGLAPVPMIIFAKDGHFALEELAQAGYEVVGLDWTVAPEKARERVGKTVTLQGNLDPCALYASEEEIGRLVQQMLNDFGPQRYIANLGHGLYPDMDPEHVGAFVDAVHRYSRLLRQN, from the exons ATGCCAAG ATCCCAGGGTTTTCCAGAGCTGAAGAATGACACGTTCCTGCGAGCAGCATGGGGAGAAGACACAGATTACACTCCCGTTTGGTGCATGCGGCAGGCAGGCCGCTACTTACCAG AGTTTAGGGAAACTAGGGCTGCCCAGGACTTTTTCAGCACCTGTCGCTCCCCAGAGGCCTGCTGTGAATTGACTTTGCAG CCACTGCGTCGCTTCCCTTTGGATGCTGCCATCATCTTCTCTGACATCCTTGTTGTACCCCAG GCACTGGGCATGGAGGTGACTATGGTGCCTGGCAAAGGGCCTAGCTTCCCAGAGCCATTAAGAGAAGAGCGGGACTTAGAACGCCTCCGGGATCCAGCAACAGTGGCCTCTGAGCTGGGCTATGTGTTCCAGGCCATCACCCTCACTCGACAACGGCTAGCTGGGCGTGTGCCGCTGATTGGCTTTGCTGGTGCCCCG TGGACTTTGATGACATACATGGTTGAGGGTGGCAGCTCAAGCACCATGGCTCAGGCCAAGCGCTGGCTTTACCAGAGACCGCAGGCTAGTCACCAGTTGCTTCGCATCCTCACTGATGCTCTGGTCCCATATCTGGTAGGACAAGTGGCTGCTGGTGCCCAG GCATTGCAGCTCTTTGAGTCCCATGCAGGGCATCTTGGCCCACAACTCTTCAATAAATTTGCACTGCCCTATATCCGTGATGTGGCTAAGCGCGTGAAGGCCAGGCTGCAGGAGTCAGGCCTGGCACCAGTGCCCATG ATCATCTTTGCTAAAGATGGACATTTTGCCCTGGAAGAGCTGGCCCAAGCTGGCTACGAGGTGGTTGGGCTTGACTGGACAGTGGCCCCAGAGAAAGCCCG GGAACGTGTGGGGAAGACGGTGACCTTGCAGGGCAACCTGGACCCCTGTGCCCTGTATGCATCTGAG GAGGAGATTGGACGGCTGGTGCAGCAGATGCTGAATGACTTTGGGCCACAGCGCTACATTGCCAACCTGGGCCATGGACTTTACCCTGACATGGACCCAGAACATGTGGGGGCCTTTGTGGATGCCGTGCACAGATACTCACGTCTGCTTCGACAGAACTGA
- the UROD gene encoding uroporphyrinogen decarboxylase isoform X5 yields MEANGLGSQGFPELKNDTFLRAAWGEDTDYTPVWCMRQAGRYLPEFRETRAAQDFFSTCRSPEACCELTLQPLRRFPLDAAIIFSDILVVPQALGMEVTMVPGKGPSFPEPLREERDLERLRDPATVASELGYVFQAITLTRQRLAGRVPLIGFAGAPWTLMTYMVEGGSSSTMAQAKRWLYQRPQASHQLLRILTDALVPYLVGQVAAGAQALQLFESHAGHLGPQLFNKFALPYIRDVAKRVKARLQESGLAPVPMIIFAKDGHFALEELAQAGYEVVGLDWTVAPEKARERVGKTVTLQGNLDPCALYASEPVPCWSPRRRLDGWCSRC; encoded by the exons ATGGAGGCTAACGGGTTGGG ATCCCAGGGTTTTCCAGAGCTGAAGAATGACACGTTCCTGCGAGCAGCATGGGGAGAAGACACAGATTACACTCCCGTTTGGTGCATGCGGCAGGCAGGCCGCTACTTACCAG AGTTTAGGGAAACTAGGGCTGCCCAGGACTTTTTCAGCACCTGTCGCTCCCCAGAGGCCTGCTGTGAATTGACTTTGCAG CCACTGCGTCGCTTCCCTTTGGATGCTGCCATCATCTTCTCTGACATCCTTGTTGTACCCCAG GCACTGGGCATGGAGGTGACTATGGTGCCTGGCAAAGGGCCTAGCTTCCCAGAGCCATTAAGAGAAGAGCGGGACTTAGAACGCCTCCGGGATCCAGCAACAGTGGCCTCTGAGCTGGGCTATGTGTTCCAGGCCATCACCCTCACTCGACAACGGCTAGCTGGGCGTGTGCCGCTGATTGGCTTTGCTGGTGCCCCG TGGACTTTGATGACATACATGGTTGAGGGTGGCAGCTCAAGCACCATGGCTCAGGCCAAGCGCTGGCTTTACCAGAGACCGCAGGCTAGTCACCAGTTGCTTCGCATCCTCACTGATGCTCTGGTCCCATATCTGGTAGGACAAGTGGCTGCTGGTGCCCAG GCATTGCAGCTCTTTGAGTCCCATGCAGGGCATCTTGGCCCACAACTCTTCAATAAATTTGCACTGCCCTATATCCGTGATGTGGCTAAGCGCGTGAAGGCCAGGCTGCAGGAGTCAGGCCTGGCACCAGTGCCCATG ATCATCTTTGCTAAAGATGGACATTTTGCCCTGGAAGAGCTGGCCCAAGCTGGCTACGAGGTGGTTGGGCTTGACTGGACAGTGGCCCCAGAGAAAGCCCG GGAACGTGTGGGGAAGACGGTGACCTTGCAGGGCAACCTGGACCCCTGTGCCCTGTATGCATCTGAG CCAGTGCCCTGTTGGTCCCCCAGGAGGAGATTGGACGGCTGGTGCAGCAGATGCTGA
- the UROD gene encoding uroporphyrinogen decarboxylase isoform X3, whose translation MEANGLGSQGFPELKNDTFLRAAWGEDTDYTPVWCMRQAGRYLPEFRETRAAQDFFSTCRSPEACCELTLQPLRRFPLDAAIIFSDILVVPQALGMEVTMVPGKGPSFPEPLREERDLERLRDPATVASELGYVFQAITLTRQRLAGRVPLIGFAGAPWTLMTYMVEGGSSSTMAQAKRWLYQRPQASHQLLRILTDALVPYLALQLFESHAGHLGPQLFNKFALPYIRDVAKRVKARLQESGLAPVPMIIFAKDGHFALEELAQAGYEVVGLDWTVAPEKARERVGKTVTLQGNLDPCALYASEEEIGRLVQQMLNDFGPQRYIANLGHGLYPDMDPEHVGAFVDAVHRYSRLLRQN comes from the exons ATGGAGGCTAACGGGTTGGG ATCCCAGGGTTTTCCAGAGCTGAAGAATGACACGTTCCTGCGAGCAGCATGGGGAGAAGACACAGATTACACTCCCGTTTGGTGCATGCGGCAGGCAGGCCGCTACTTACCAG AGTTTAGGGAAACTAGGGCTGCCCAGGACTTTTTCAGCACCTGTCGCTCCCCAGAGGCCTGCTGTGAATTGACTTTGCAG CCACTGCGTCGCTTCCCTTTGGATGCTGCCATCATCTTCTCTGACATCCTTGTTGTACCCCAG GCACTGGGCATGGAGGTGACTATGGTGCCTGGCAAAGGGCCTAGCTTCCCAGAGCCATTAAGAGAAGAGCGGGACTTAGAACGCCTCCGGGATCCAGCAACAGTGGCCTCTGAGCTGGGCTATGTGTTCCAGGCCATCACCCTCACTCGACAACGGCTAGCTGGGCGTGTGCCGCTGATTGGCTTTGCTGGTGCCCCG TGGACTTTGATGACATACATGGTTGAGGGTGGCAGCTCAAGCACCATGGCTCAGGCCAAGCGCTGGCTTTACCAGAGACCGCAGGCTAGTCACCAGTTGCTTCGCATCCTCACTGATGCTCTGGTCCCATATCTG GCATTGCAGCTCTTTGAGTCCCATGCAGGGCATCTTGGCCCACAACTCTTCAATAAATTTGCACTGCCCTATATCCGTGATGTGGCTAAGCGCGTGAAGGCCAGGCTGCAGGAGTCAGGCCTGGCACCAGTGCCCATG ATCATCTTTGCTAAAGATGGACATTTTGCCCTGGAAGAGCTGGCCCAAGCTGGCTACGAGGTGGTTGGGCTTGACTGGACAGTGGCCCCAGAGAAAGCCCG GGAACGTGTGGGGAAGACGGTGACCTTGCAGGGCAACCTGGACCCCTGTGCCCTGTATGCATCTGAG GAGGAGATTGGACGGCTGGTGCAGCAGATGCTGAATGACTTTGGGCCACAGCGCTACATTGCCAACCTGGGCCATGGACTTTACCCTGACATGGACCCAGAACATGTGGGGGCCTTTGTGGATGCCGTGCACAGATACTCACGTCTGCTTCGACAGAACTGA
- the UROD gene encoding uroporphyrinogen decarboxylase isoform X1 has translation MEANGLGSQGFPELKNDTFLRAAWGEDTDYTPVWCMRQAGRYLPEFRETRAAQDFFSTCRSPEACCELTLQPLRRFPLDAAIIFSDILVVPQALGMEVTMVPGKGPSFPEPLREERDLERLRDPATVASELGYVFQAITLTRQRLAGRVPLIGFAGAPWTLMTYMVEGGSSSTMAQAKRWLYQRPQASHQLLRILTDALVPYLVGQVAAGAQALQLFESHAGHLGPQLFNKFALPYIRDVAKRVKARLQESGLAPVPMIIFAKDGHFALEELAQAGYEVVGLDWTVAPEKARERVGKTVTLQGNLDPCALYASEEEIGRLVQQMLNDFGPQRYIANLGHGLYPDMDPEHVGAFVDAVHRYSRLLRQN, from the exons ATGGAGGCTAACGGGTTGGG ATCCCAGGGTTTTCCAGAGCTGAAGAATGACACGTTCCTGCGAGCAGCATGGGGAGAAGACACAGATTACACTCCCGTTTGGTGCATGCGGCAGGCAGGCCGCTACTTACCAG AGTTTAGGGAAACTAGGGCTGCCCAGGACTTTTTCAGCACCTGTCGCTCCCCAGAGGCCTGCTGTGAATTGACTTTGCAG CCACTGCGTCGCTTCCCTTTGGATGCTGCCATCATCTTCTCTGACATCCTTGTTGTACCCCAG GCACTGGGCATGGAGGTGACTATGGTGCCTGGCAAAGGGCCTAGCTTCCCAGAGCCATTAAGAGAAGAGCGGGACTTAGAACGCCTCCGGGATCCAGCAACAGTGGCCTCTGAGCTGGGCTATGTGTTCCAGGCCATCACCCTCACTCGACAACGGCTAGCTGGGCGTGTGCCGCTGATTGGCTTTGCTGGTGCCCCG TGGACTTTGATGACATACATGGTTGAGGGTGGCAGCTCAAGCACCATGGCTCAGGCCAAGCGCTGGCTTTACCAGAGACCGCAGGCTAGTCACCAGTTGCTTCGCATCCTCACTGATGCTCTGGTCCCATATCTGGTAGGACAAGTGGCTGCTGGTGCCCAG GCATTGCAGCTCTTTGAGTCCCATGCAGGGCATCTTGGCCCACAACTCTTCAATAAATTTGCACTGCCCTATATCCGTGATGTGGCTAAGCGCGTGAAGGCCAGGCTGCAGGAGTCAGGCCTGGCACCAGTGCCCATG ATCATCTTTGCTAAAGATGGACATTTTGCCCTGGAAGAGCTGGCCCAAGCTGGCTACGAGGTGGTTGGGCTTGACTGGACAGTGGCCCCAGAGAAAGCCCG GGAACGTGTGGGGAAGACGGTGACCTTGCAGGGCAACCTGGACCCCTGTGCCCTGTATGCATCTGAG GAGGAGATTGGACGGCTGGTGCAGCAGATGCTGAATGACTTTGGGCCACAGCGCTACATTGCCAACCTGGGCCATGGACTTTACCCTGACATGGACCCAGAACATGTGGGGGCCTTTGTGGATGCCGTGCACAGATACTCACGTCTGCTTCGACAGAACTGA
- the UROD gene encoding uroporphyrinogen decarboxylase isoform X4, whose protein sequence is MRQAGRYLPEFRETRAAQDFFSTCRSPEACCELTLQPLRRFPLDAAIIFSDILVVPQALGMEVTMVPGKGPSFPEPLREERDLERLRDPATVASELGYVFQAITLTRQRLAGRVPLIGFAGAPWTLMTYMVEGGSSSTMAQAKRWLYQRPQASHQLLRILTDALVPYLVGQVAAGAQALQLFESHAGHLGPQLFNKFALPYIRDVAKRVKARLQESGLAPVPMIIFAKDGHFALEELAQAGYEVVGLDWTVAPEKARERVGKTVTLQGNLDPCALYASEEEIGRLVQQMLNDFGPQRYIANLGHGLYPDMDPEHVGAFVDAVHRYSRLLRQN, encoded by the exons ATGCGGCAGGCAGGCCGCTACTTACCAG AGTTTAGGGAAACTAGGGCTGCCCAGGACTTTTTCAGCACCTGTCGCTCCCCAGAGGCCTGCTGTGAATTGACTTTGCAG CCACTGCGTCGCTTCCCTTTGGATGCTGCCATCATCTTCTCTGACATCCTTGTTGTACCCCAG GCACTGGGCATGGAGGTGACTATGGTGCCTGGCAAAGGGCCTAGCTTCCCAGAGCCATTAAGAGAAGAGCGGGACTTAGAACGCCTCCGGGATCCAGCAACAGTGGCCTCTGAGCTGGGCTATGTGTTCCAGGCCATCACCCTCACTCGACAACGGCTAGCTGGGCGTGTGCCGCTGATTGGCTTTGCTGGTGCCCCG TGGACTTTGATGACATACATGGTTGAGGGTGGCAGCTCAAGCACCATGGCTCAGGCCAAGCGCTGGCTTTACCAGAGACCGCAGGCTAGTCACCAGTTGCTTCGCATCCTCACTGATGCTCTGGTCCCATATCTGGTAGGACAAGTGGCTGCTGGTGCCCAG GCATTGCAGCTCTTTGAGTCCCATGCAGGGCATCTTGGCCCACAACTCTTCAATAAATTTGCACTGCCCTATATCCGTGATGTGGCTAAGCGCGTGAAGGCCAGGCTGCAGGAGTCAGGCCTGGCACCAGTGCCCATG ATCATCTTTGCTAAAGATGGACATTTTGCCCTGGAAGAGCTGGCCCAAGCTGGCTACGAGGTGGTTGGGCTTGACTGGACAGTGGCCCCAGAGAAAGCCCG GGAACGTGTGGGGAAGACGGTGACCTTGCAGGGCAACCTGGACCCCTGTGCCCTGTATGCATCTGAG GAGGAGATTGGACGGCTGGTGCAGCAGATGCTGAATGACTTTGGGCCACAGCGCTACATTGCCAACCTGGGCCATGGACTTTACCCTGACATGGACCCAGAACATGTGGGGGCCTTTGTGGATGCCGTGCACAGATACTCACGTCTGCTTCGACAGAACTGA